One stretch of Anolis carolinensis isolate JA03-04 chromosome 3, rAnoCar3.1.pri, whole genome shotgun sequence DNA includes these proteins:
- the zbed1 gene encoding E3 SUMO-protein ligase ZBED1 isoform X1: MSEESKDWDSGQEAMENKSSEVSPSDLKLVAHPRAKSKVWKYFGFDTNAEGCILQWKKIYCRICMAQIAYSGNTSNLSYHLEKNHPDEFCEFVKSNTEQMREAFATAFSKLKPESSQQVAQDNLIMKTCHSYENKKHQELTSGVVSLICEGLYPPSIVDEPTFKNLLRIADPRYELPCRKFFCTKAIPEKYSAVKDIVLKELTDILWCGISLDMWRSENQNRSYVTLTVHFLSCGSASCLAVNSRCLKTFEVPEENTGETITRVLYEVFIEWGINTKVFGATTDYGKDIVKACSLLDIPVQMPCLGQTFNKGIQQAFQLPKLSGVLCRCRKLVEYFQQSAVAMYMLGEKQKQHNTAHCMLVSDRVSWWGSTLAMLERLKEQQFVIAAVLVEDSNNHHLMLETSEWNTVEGLVDLLLPFKQVTEMMSSSKYPTISMVKPLLHMLLNTTLNIKENDLKEISMAKEVIAKELSTIYQHTPEIDMFLNVATFLDPRYKKLPFLSAFERQQVENRVVEEAKGLLEKVKENTVKTEEQFFTVTEEPPVKKIVIGVTPPPTSTINNMLAEIFCQTGGVEDQEEWHAQVIEELSNFKSQKVLGLNEDPLKWWSDRHALFPVLPKVLQKYWCIVATRVFPERLFCSSANVVRAKRNRLAPAHVDEQIFLYENTRSVSEAEPEEEDEGEWGLEQDHIINLSDTANVNSAFVNMRDSGFI; encoded by the coding sequence ATGAGTGAAGAATCAAAAGACTGGGACAGTGGCCAAGAAGCAATGGAGAATAAAAGTTCGGAAGTTTCCCCATCAGACCTAAAGTTAGTGGCCCACCCAAGAGCAAAAAGTAAAGTTTGGAAGTACTTTGGCTTTGATACCAATGCAGAAGGATGTATATTACAGTGGAAGAAAATCTACTGTCGTATTTGTATGGCACAGATTGCCTACTCGGGAAATACATCCAACTTGTCTTACCATCTTGAAAAAAATCATCCGGATGAGTTCTGTGAATTTGTGAAAAGCAACACCGAGCAGatgagagaggcctttgcaaCTGCTTTCTCAAAACTAAAGCCAGAATCATCTCAGCAAGTTGCTCAGGATAACTTAATTATGAAGACATGCCACAGTTATGAGAATAAAAAGCATCAGGAGCTAACATCAGGGGTGGTTAGTTTAATATGTGAAGGGTTGTATCCCCCTTCTATTGTTGACGAGCCCACCTTCAAGAATCTCTTAAGAATAGCTGACCCCCGATATGAACTTCCATGCAGAAAGTTTTTCTGCACAAAAGCAATTCCTGAGAAATACAGTGCTGTTAAAGACATTGTGTTAAAAGAACTGACTGATATCCTGTGGTGTGGCATATCTCTGGATATGTGGAGAAGTGAAAACCAGAATAGATCCTATGTGACACTAACAGTACACTTTCTCAGTTGTGGCTCTGCCAGCTGTCTGGCTGTTAATTCCCGTTGTTTAAAAACATTTGAAGTGCCGGAGGAAAATACTGGAGAAACCATTACTCGAGTCCTTTATGAAGTTTTCATTGAATGGGGAATCAATACAAAGGTTTTTGGTGCAACAACAGACTATGGGAAAGATATAGTGAAAGCTTGCTCACTTTTGGACATTCCAGTTCAGATGCCTTGCTTGGGACAGACTTTTAATAAGGGCATACAGCAAGCTTTTCAGCTTCCCAAGTTGTCTGGTGTCTTGTGCAGATGTCGGAAACTTGTGGAATATTTCCAGCAGTCTGCAGTAGCCATGTATATGTTAGGTGAGAAACAGAAGCAACATAACACTGCACATTGCATGCTTGTAAGTGACCGTGTTTCCTGGTGGGGAAGCACACTTGCCATGCTGGAACGACTTAAAGAGCAACAGTTTGTAATTGCTGCAGTTCTTGTGGAGGACAGCAATAATCACCATCTGATGTTGGAAACCAGTGAGTGGAATACAGTCGAAGGCCTGGTGGACTTGCTCCTACCATTCAAGCAGGTTACTGAAATGATGTCTTCTTCCAAGTACCCAACAATAAGTATGGTGAAACCTCTCCTTCACATGTTGCTAAATACAACATTAAACATCAAGGAAAATGACCTGAAAGAAATCAGTATGGCAAAGGAAGTAATAGCCAAAGAATTATCTACCATATACCAGCATACACCTGAGATAGACATGTTTCTTAATGTTGCAACTTTCTTGGACCCAAGGTACAAGAAACTGCCCTTTCTTTCAGCATTTGAGAGGCAGCAAGTTGAAAACAGAGTGGTGGAAGAAGCAAAAGGTCTTCTGGAGAAAGTAAAAGAGAACACAGTGAAAACCGAAGAGCAGTTTTTTACAGTGACTGAAGAACCCCCAGTGAAAAAAATTGTAATTGGCGTCACTCCCCCTCCTACCAGCACCATTAATAACATGCTTGCAGAAATCTTTTGCCAGACAGGCGGTGTTGAAGACCAAGAGGAATGGCATGCTCAAGTTATTGAGGAATTGAGCAATTTCAAGTCACAGAAAGTTCTTGGGTTAAATGAAGATCCACTCAAGTGGTGGTCTGATAGACATGCTTTATTTCCTGTTTTGCCAAAGGTTCTTCAGAAATACTGGTGCATTGTGGCCACGAGAGTGTTCCCTGAGCGTCTTTTTTGTTCTTCTGCTAATGTTGTCAGGGCAAAGAGAAaccggttagccccagctcatgTAGACGAGCAAATCTTTTTGTATGAGAATACTCGAAGTGTGTCAGAAGCTGAGCCTGAGGAAGAGGATGAGGGGGAATGGGGCTTGGAACAGGACCATATTATTAATTTAAGTGACACAGCAAATGTAAACAGCGCTTTcgttaatatgagagacagtgGCTTCATATAG